Proteins from one Anopheles nili chromosome 2, idAnoNiliSN_F5_01, whole genome shotgun sequence genomic window:
- the LOC128720813 gene encoding uncharacterized protein LOC128720813: MMKYFLLVAAVASLGGQALHYGDEGIDVKINVEKNSNSYLSGRLPQGSFEYGLDVVKQKDNHFQHKVKGPDDVTYGCYGFVDPDGKPHLVHYVSDLKGYRIVPPDSATKIYISRLERSINNVYQASQEKDVQWKDLFFPPACKQLYTETKRAAPPATPRPTPPRPSPTPRRPAPTPTPRRVVPAPPPPPPPPAAPEPEFTASSNLCPSVVQAPPADLVPQPGCSKVCDELKDELKDIKAKLKQLLDTLAEKPKGAAGPKGATFAYFPVMLSDGLPQGVDASSAKFAFPAVPQQCGRQ; this comes from the exons atgatgaaatattttttattg GTCGCAGCCGTGGCAAGCCTCGGTGGGCAGGCGCTTCACTACGGTGACGAGGGCATCGACGTGAAGATCAATGTGGAGAAAAACTCGAACTCGTACCTGTCCGGTCGTCTGCCACAGGGCTCGTTCGAGTACGGGCTGGACGTCGTGAAGCAGAAGGACAACCATTTCCAGCACAAGGTGAAGGGACCGGATGACGTCACGTACGGGTGCTACGGGTTCGTTGACCCAGACGGCAAGCCCCATCTCGTGCATTACGTATCGGATCTCAAAGGATATCGCATCGTGCCGCCAGACTCCGCCACCAAGATTTACATTTCACGGCTCGAACGTAGCAT AAACAACGTGTACCAGGCCTCACAGGAAAAGGACGTCCAGTGGAAGGATCTGTTCTTCCCACCTGCCTGCAAGCAGCTGTACACGGAGACAAAGCGGGCTGCTCCACCGGCCACTCCACGACCGACACCACCCCGACCTAGCCCGACTCCACGTCGTCCGGCACCCACACCTACGCCTCGCCGCGTGGTACCagctccacctccaccaccaccaccaccggctgccCCGGAACCGGAGTTCACCGCATCCAGCAACCTGTGCCCGTCGGTGGTGCAAGCCCCGCCGGCTGATCTCGTCCCGCAACCCGGCTGCTCGAAGGTGTGCGATGAGCTGAAGGACGAGCTGAAGGACATTAAGGCGAAGCTGAAGCAGCTGCTGGACACGCTGGCGGAGAAACCGAAGGGTGCGGCTGGACCAAAGGGCGCCACGTTCGCCTACTTCCCGGTGATGTTGAGTGACGGCCTGCCGCAGGGCGTTGATGCGAGTTCGGCCaagttcgcttttccggctgtcCCGCAGCAGTGCGGCCGCCAGTAG